Proteins encoded within one genomic window of Pongo abelii isolate AG06213 chromosome 18, NHGRI_mPonAbe1-v2.0_pri, whole genome shotgun sequence:
- the ZNF267 gene encoding zinc finger protein 267 isoform X2, with amino-acid sequence MLENYRNLVSLGLVVSKPDLITFLEQRKEPWNVKSEETVAIQPDVFLHYNKDLLTEHCTEASFQKVISRRHGSCDLENLHLRKRWKREECEGHNGCYDEKTFKYDQFDESSVESLFHQQILSSCAKSYNFDQYRKVFTHSSLLNQQEEIDIWGKHHIYDKTSVLFRQVSTLNSYRDVFIGEKNYHCNNSEKTLNQSSSRKNHQENYFLEKQYKCKEFEKVFLQSMHGQEKQEQSYKCNKCVEVCTQSLKHIQHQTIHIRDNSYRYNKYDKDLSQSSNLRKQIIHNEEKPYKCEKCGDSFNHSLHLTQHQIIPTEDKPYKWKECGKVFNLNCSLYLTKQQQIDTGENLYKCKACSKSFTRSSNLIVHQRIHTGEKPYKCKECGKAFRCSSYLTKHKRIHTGEKPYRCKECGKAFNRSSCLTQHQTTHTGEKLYKCKVCSKSYARSSNLIMHQRVHTGEKPYKCKECGKVFSRSSCLTQHRKIHTGENLYKCKVCAKPFTCFSNLIVHERIHTGEKPYKCKECGKAFPYSSHLIRHNRIHTGEKPYKCKACSKSFSDSSGLTVHRRTHTGEKPYTCKECGKAFSYSSDVIQHRRIHTGQRPYKCEECGKAFNYRSYLTTHQRSHTGERPYKCEECGKAFNSRSYLTTHRRSHTGERPYKCDECGKAFSYRSYLTTHRRSHSGERPYKCEECGKAFNSRSYLITHQRSHTREKL; translated from the coding sequence ATGTGTTTTTGCATTATAACAAGGACCTGTTGACAGAGCACTGCACAGAAGCTTCATTCCAAAAAGTGATATCGAGGAGACATGGGAGCTGTGATCTTGAgaatttacatttaagaaaaaggTGGAAAAGGGAGGAGTGTGAAGGGCACAATGGATGTTATGATGAAAAGACTTTTAAATATGATCAATTTGATGAGTCCTCTGTTGAAAGTTTGTTTCACCAGCAAATACTTTCTTCTTGTGCCAAAAGCTATAACTTTGATCAATATAGGAAGGTCTTTACTCATTCATCATTGCTTAATCAACAAGAGGAAATAGATATTTGGGGAAAACATCACATATATGATAAAACTTCAGTGTTATTTAGGCAGGTCTCTACTCTAAATAGTTACCGAGATGTTTTTATTGGAGAGAAAAATTATCATTGCAATAATTCTGAAAAAACCTTGAACCAAAGCTCAAGCCGTAAAAATCAtcaggaaaattattttctagaaaaacaatacaaatgtaaAGAATTTGAGAAAGTCTTTCTTCAGAGTATGCATGGGCAAGAGAAACAAGAACAGTCTTACAAATGTAATAAGTGTGTAGAAGTTTGTACCCAGTCATTGAAACATATTCAACATCAGACCATCCATATCAGAGACAACTCATATAGATATAACAAATATGATAAAGACCTTAGTCAGTCATCAAATCTTAGAAAGCAGATAATCCATAATGAagagaaaccatacaaatgtgaaaaatgtgggGATAGCTTTAACCATAGTTTGCACCTTACTCAACATCAGATCATTCCTACTGAAGACAAACCTtataaatggaaagaatgtggcaAAGTCTTTAACCTTAACTGTAGTTTATACCTTACTAAACAGCAGCAAATTGATACTGGAGAAAACCTTTACAAATGTAAAGCATGTAGCAAATCTTTTACTCGTTCCTCCAATCTTATTGtgcatcagagaattcacactggagagaaaccatacaaatgtaaagaatgtggcaaagcctttcgCTGTAGTTCATACCTTACTAAACATAAgcgaattcatactggagagaaaccttatagatgtaaagaatgtggaaaagcttTTAACCGTAGTTCATGCCTTACTCAACATCAGACAACTCATACGGGAGAAAAACTTTACAAATGTAAAGTATGTAGCAAATCTTATGCTCGTTCTTCAAATCTTATTATGCATCAGagagttcatactggagagaagccttataaatgtaaagaatgtggcaaagtcTTTAGCCGTAGTTCTTGCCTTACTCAACATCggaaaattcatactggagaaaatctttacaaatGTAAAGTATGTGCCAAACCTTTTACTTGTTTCTCAAATCTTATTGTGCAtgagagaattcatactggagagaaaccctataaatgtaaagaatgtggcaaagcctttccTTATAGTTCACACCTTATTCGACATAAtcgaattcatactggagaaaaaccataCAAATGTAAAGCATGTAGCAAATCTTTTAGTGACTCCTCAGGTCTTACTGTGCATCGGCgaactcatactggagagaaaccctatacatgtaaagaatgtggcaaagcctttagttATAGTTCAGATGTTATTCAGCATCGGAGAATTCATACTGGCCAGagaccctacaaatgtgaagaatgtggcaaagccttcaaCTATAGGTCATACCTCACTACACATCAGAGAAGTCATACTGGAGAAagaccctacaaatgtgaagaatgtggcaaagccttcaaCTCTAGGTCATACCTCACTACACATCGGAGAAGTCATACTGGAGAGAGACCCTACAAATGTGATGAATGTGGTAAAGCCTTTAGCTATAGGTCATACCTCACTACACATCGGAGAAGTCATAGTGGAGAGAGACcgtacaaatgtgaagaatgtggcaaagcctttaactcTAGGTCATACCTCATTACACATCAGAGAAGTCATACtagagaaaaactttaa